One window of the Silurus meridionalis isolate SWU-2019-XX chromosome 24, ASM1480568v1, whole genome shotgun sequence genome contains the following:
- the LOC124377851 gene encoding ubiquitin-conjugating enzyme E2 A-like isoform X2 translates to MKSMLILSACHFTCLLCRPEGTPFEDGTFKLTVEFTEEYPNKPPTVRFTSKMFHPNVYADGSICLDILQNRWSPTYDVSSILTSIQSLLDEPNPNSPANSQAAQLYQENKREYEKRVSAIVEQSWRDS, encoded by the exons ATGAAGTCAATGCTCATTCTGTCTGCTTGTCATTTCACTTGTTTGCTTTGCAGACCAGAAGGCACACCCTTTGAAGATG gCACATTTAAGTTGACCGTCGAGTTCACTGAGGAATACCCTAATAAACCACCTACAGTCCGGTTCACCTCTAAGATGTTTCATCCTAACG TTTACGCAGACGGAAGCATATGCCTCGATATTCTACAAAATCGCTGGAGTCCGACTTATGACGTTTCATCAATTCTCACCTCAATCCAG TCCTTACTTGATGAACCCAATCCAAACAGTCCAGCAAACAGCCAAGCAGCCCAGCTTTACCAGGAAAACAAACGCGAATATGAGAAGCGTGTGTCAGCCATCGTTGAGCAGAGTTGGAGAGACAGTTGA
- the LOC124377851 gene encoding ubiquitin-conjugating enzyme E2 A-like isoform X1, with the protein MSTPARRRLMRDFKRLQEDPPAGVSGAPSENNIMVWNAVIFGPEGTPFEDGTFKLTVEFTEEYPNKPPTVRFTSKMFHPNVYADGSICLDILQNRWSPTYDVSSILTSIQSLLDEPNPNSPANSQAAQLYQENKREYEKRVSAIVEQSWRDS; encoded by the exons ATGTCTACTCCGGCCCGAAGAAGGCTCATGAGGGATTTTAAAAG ACTTCAAGAGGATCCCCCTGCCGGTGTAAGCGGTGCCCCATCAGAGAATAATATCATGGTGTGGAACGCGGTTATATTTGG ACCAGAAGGCACACCCTTTGAAGATG gCACATTTAAGTTGACCGTCGAGTTCACTGAGGAATACCCTAATAAACCACCTACAGTCCGGTTCACCTCTAAGATGTTTCATCCTAACG TTTACGCAGACGGAAGCATATGCCTCGATATTCTACAAAATCGCTGGAGTCCGACTTATGACGTTTCATCAATTCTCACCTCAATCCAG TCCTTACTTGATGAACCCAATCCAAACAGTCCAGCAAACAGCCAAGCAGCCCAGCTTTACCAGGAAAACAAACGCGAATATGAGAAGCGTGTGTCAGCCATCGTTGAGCAGAGTTGGAGAGACAGTTGA
- the LOC124377850 gene encoding inhibitor of growth protein 1-like translates to MLNTASWDPLQVTNYVAEYLDLVESLPFDLQRNVSLMREIDSKYQEILKELDEAYQKHKQEEDPVQRRRLLHCIQRALIRSQELGDEKIQLAGQMVELVENRSRQVDAFAELLEAQHEPHDTASVTAVITGKRREEEKRREETPSSVERMASASKRSRRQKNNSNENREMIHNDRDEVTREKRAKTSKKKKRSKAKQEREASPADLPIDPNEPTYCLCEQVSYGEMIGCDNDECPIEWFHFSCVGLNHKPKGKWYCPKCRGDTEKTMDKALEKSKKERVYNR, encoded by the exons atgttaaacacgGCCAGCTGGGATCCTCTGCAGGTTACTAACTATGTAGCGGAATATCTGGACTTGGTCGAATCGCTGCCGTTCGACCTACAAAGAAACGTGTCTCTGATGAGAGAGATCGACTCTAAATATCAAG AGATCCTCAAAGAGCTGGATGAAGCATACCAGAAGCACAAGCAGGAGGAGGACCCTGTTCAGAGACGCCGCCTTTTGCATTGCATCCAGCGTGCACTGATCCGCAGCCAGGAATTGGGAGATGAGAAGATTCAGCTTGCTGGGCAGATGGTGGAGTTGGTGGAGAACCGCAGCCGGCAAGTGGATGCTTTCGCAGAGCTTCTAGAAGCCCAGCACGAGCCCCATGACACAGCCTCTGTGACGGCCGTCATAACCGGCAAGAGGCGTGAGGAAGAAAAACGCAGAGAAGAGACCCCAAGTTCGGTCGAAAGAATGGCAAGTGCCAGCAAGCGCTCCAGGCGgcagaaaaacaacagcaacgAGAACCGGGAGATGATTCATAACGACCGTGATGAAGTGACCAGAGAGAAACGGGCCAAGACatccaagaagaagaagagatccAAAGCAAAACAGGAGAGGGAGGCTTCACCAGCTGACTTGCCCATCGATCCCAATGAGCCCACGTATTGTCTGTGCGAGCAGGTTTCCTACGGGGAGATGATCGGCTGTGACAACGATGAGTGTCCCATTGAGTGGTTCCATTTTTCCTGTGTTGGTCTCAATCATAAGCCCAAGGGCAAGTGGTATTGCCCAAAGTGTAGGGGGGACACAGAAAAAACCATGGACAAAGCTTTGGAAAAATCCAAAAAGGAGAGGGTATATAACAGGTAG